The sequence TAaagatgtccaaatatttattttgccCATTGTAAATGTACGTGCTCTTGTCATTgaaaatcttattttaacataATTGGCTTCTTATTTAAAACCGCATTAGATTATAGATAAAAGCAGGTCTTATACAGTTTCAAAACTGTATATCAGATTCATGGATTTATAAAACATACAAGTAAATTCTCAATACGTCCTTtgttaacaatgtttttttaaaccgTGTGCTAATTGGCAGTGTGATATACACATTAGGTAGCATGATTGGGCtcaagtttgttttatattcacacattcagactttcactttcttaatataatttcagaaaagtactGTTTGCAAATCATAAATTTGTGAATCATGTTATCATCCAGTGACTATCCaactacaacattgttcacagtcaaatagtgctaatgttgttttgacttgcatgcgatttcagactgaatattcaaagaaTATATTCAGTGTGGTGaaccatatacactcaccggccactttattaggtacacctgtccagcagctcgttaacgtaaatttctaatcagcaaatcacatgacagcaactcaatgcatttaggcatgtaaacatggtcaagacgatctgctacagttcaaaccgatCATCAGAATGAGGAAGGAAATattactttgaacgtggcatggttgttggtgccaaatgggttggtctgagtatttcagaaactgctgatctactgggatctactgggtttttcacacacaaccatctctagggtttacagagaatggttcgaaaaagagaaaatattcagtaagcggcagttctgtgggcgcaaatgccttgttgatgtcagaggagaatggccagactggttggagctgatagaaggtcaacaataattcaaataactactcgttacaaccgaggtatgcagaagagcatctctgaacacacaatatgtcgaaccttgaggcggatgggctactgcagcagaagaccacactggatgccactcctgtcagctaagaacagaaaacaggctacaattcacacaggctcaccaaaattggacaatagaagttcggatggtagggtcagaatgtggcgtcaacaacatgaaagcatggatccatcctgccttgtatcaacagttcaggctggtggaggtggtgtaatggtgtggggaatattttcttggcacactttgggcccattagtactaattgcgCATTGCGTCAATGCCACAACCTATCCGAGTATTGTTACAGACCATGGCTAtggccatcttctgatggctacttccagcaggataacacaccatgtcataaagcgtgaatcatctcagactggtttcttgaacatgacaatgagttcactgtactcaaatggccttcacagtcaccagatctcaatccaaaagtgcacctttggcatgtggtggaacaggagattcgcatcatgcatgacgcagccgacaaatctgcagcaactgcgtgatgctatcatgtcaagatggaccaaaatctcagaggaatattttcagtaccttgttgaatctatgccatgtaggattaaggcagttccaaAGTCAAAACggtcaacccggtactagtaaggtgtacctaataaagtgtaggTATATAAAGTATTCAtgctgtcactgaatgaatgtgcgaatataaagccaacttggCCAAAATGGTAACATGTGATTGTCTAGTAAACTTGAGTTATTAATAGTAATGTGTTTACAGGTTTCCTATGTGATTAGAGATGAGGTGGAGAAGTACAATCGTAACGGTGTTAATGCTCTTCAACTGGATCCTGCTCTCAACAGACTCTTCACAGCCGGCCGAGATTCCATCATCCGGATATGGAGTGTCAATCAACACAAAGTGATTTATCTTAAACACTTATTGTGATTTACtgaatgatttttatttagtGGATTTTATCTACTTTGTATTTTTAGCAACAATGTTAAATTTACATCTAGTTTAAAGTCACAAGTCATTCAAATTCTGTCTATAGTTCTGTCTGTATATGGTTAACTGTTTGTGATAAATCCAACTAGCTACTGTTTGCTCTCACAGCAGGATCCTTACATCGCTTCAATGGAGCATCACACCGACTGGGTGAATGACATCATTCTCTGTTGTAATGGAAAGACATGTACGTCTAGGcacttcagatatattttaaaaatcccTCTTGCTAGATTTCTGTGACATCTATATTCTGTGTTGTAGTGATTTCAGCCTCTTCGGACACCACAGTGAAAGTCTGGAATGCTCACAAGGGTTTCTGCATGTCCACATTACGAACACATAAGGTATGTTTCATATTGTGTTTAGTTTGGCCATAAATTgctgcttttgtttttaaattatgctAATGGTAGTCTCACATAGCCACAGTTTGAACCTTCCAGAATGTTCCTAGCTAACAGAATGAAGCTGATTGGTACTATTTTTGTCATTTGAACATATTTAggctgtagggctgcacgatattggaaaaatcagacattgcAATATTAAACTTTTCTGCGATACATTTTGCGATATTCAATATAATTTCACCGGATTAAATGAAtggctctatttggaaaaaattAACATCATTTTAGATTAATTAGGATTATTTTTGTAGAGTGCGTctgaattaaatataataaaccaatcatGAACATAGATAAAATCAGTAGAgcaaagatataaataaatacaccagCACAGTTTTTTCTGagagtctagcagtattcaggtacacaCATTGagttatcaaatgtaaaatagcattgtAGTCTTCATTGTGTATATATACTTCAATTCAATTAACCTTACTTAAAGTTACAAAGATAATTTATTGTGCATGCAtgctttaaaatgctttaaatgcaTAAACAATCAGACAGACACAATCaactgtggttcctggtcatctataatcccgccacaacattgcagatcttgcgatgtaactattgcagatgtgcacattgtgatattgatgttgaaaggatatattgtgcagccctattaggctgtatatgtatttataaattaggCTTCTGTCGGTATCAGATTTTCCTGAtgtgattaattgctgaagcttttatcgtATTCACAATGTTGAGGTAATCTgcaaaaaatttactttaatagGTGTAATAatccaaaaaatattttgtgtattgctttattgtatatatatgctTGCAGTAgattaatgttttataaataaattaaattgcaaaatgattattcaattcaattcatcttcatttctatagcgcttttacaatgtagattgtttcaaagccgcttaacatagaagttctagtgaattaaaactttgtcagtccagttttcagagtttagtttggttcagtgtggtttaatttcactgctaatagtccaaacactgaagagcaaatccattgatgcattGATCCATCGATTATAAActacaataggtaacactttacaataaagtctcattagtaaataTTAGGTAATACATTAAAATCAGCAGTGAGAAATTTGAATTAGTTATTAGCGGcttttgattttaatgcattattaagcAATGACTATGAAATTAACATCGCCAAATATTAAGAAATGCTTTTGTAGTTATCATTGCATTGACTTTGATTAAATTAACtgattaaattaacaaatgaGAACCTTAATGTATAGAATTAGCAAACCAAATGGCTTTAAATAGTTACAGAATTTCCAATAGTGTAGGCTGGAATAATGTGAAAATGTATGaaagtaaataatttattcaagCATTTGGTGCTGTTATGAACAACCAGTGCAAATaaatctgaatattcttaaaagacAGTCtagaagtttttatttatttattattattattggagaaATATACCCAATTACAAACAATGCTTGCAAGTGTATAAAGATCCTCAACATTTTACTTATGCATacaaaattaaacagaaatattcgttctatgatatatatatatatatatatatatatatatatatatatatatatatatatatatatatatatatatatatttatttatatatatatatttatttatatatatatatatatatatatatatatatatatatatatttatatatatatatatatatatatatatatatatatatatatatatatttatttatttatttatttatttatttatttatttataattaaaattattttattttattataaaaaaattcttGGTCTACTTACAGATTACACTGAATCTAAGTATGCGTACTGTATGTAAACTATTGTTGACAAGGCagtctaaaagtttaaataatacatttttattcacaaTATTTTGAAGTGCCtacaatatcaatattgtgcatgttcattatcacgataaatttatttatttaatataatcatatGTCTAACCTGTTAATGTGGTTGTGATTTATGCTGTAGGACTATGTCAAAGCTTTAGCATATGCAAAGGACAAGGAGCTGGTGGCATCAGCTGGGCTGGACAGGCAGATCTTTCTGTGGGATGTGAACACACTGACAGCTCTGACCGCCTCTAATAATACAGTCACCAGTGAGTAAATGCTGAATCATCACTGTTGACACCATCCTACTTATTATATGTTAAGTAAGAATAAGAAGATTCTGAACCCATTTGCTCTGTAGTGAGTGCATTATTGCCTCCAGTGTTGGTGTAATTGgtcacaattgtttttttttttccacctaCCTCTTTTCAAATGTATCTTTTTCTAAAAGCTACCTCTCGTCTGAACTGTCTTCCCCTGAAAATGTGTGATGGTCGTTTATGGTCATGGGGctgcatgtaaaagtgtatgtgacaaataaagtcttcatcatcatcaaagTAACttgttaatgtaatcaaatgaactttccatttggaaaatttaAGTATGATATTACTATTTTACTTTTAGGTAGTTTAATTTAATGCTACTAATACTTGtttaaataatgtacataaaCAGTTCTGTatgaatcaattcagagaagcagagaaattggattttgtttgctttacaaatatattttgcagaataattctaTTTTAACCAAAAAAGACATcaagaccatagactgtaaaatatatggatgtagtatccgtgacgtcacccataggtttctgaacactgcaaaagaagcttcaagtaggcgcggccaaccgtcgccattttgtttgcgcgtcatcgcacccacggcgggataccaaacaagggcaaagaggcggagagtgagcggagctacagacacctgctggcactttgcttggacctagcagacagactttactttgggagaaacacttaatactctattacctgggactcgtttgtgttctgaccacatgtgcttggctgtacactatatcagtaaagtgtttagacttttaaaaacactgtagtaacacattgagccactaaacattgttcttatgacgtttttctacagaaggaaaacgcgaattacttccaaacacttcaaatatagtctgtgttactaaatgcaagactattgaactccaggcataacactgtatgacaaggCTTCaaatgactgatctagagcctacagctaatcaatctgtcagattcaggagtgctttacagctctaaagaacattataaatgataaattaccttaaataaaacaaatacatttatagagatggtatacaagtatatacagtaactttactcacatgggaaacgaagccacgtgaatggtttgtgagcacaattaaatgcacacagcatcccatatcatctgataattgtaagaaataagtccaaaaggcagttgactgtgtaaagccacataaaacaaaacaaaaatacgatgaatatgccgagatcagtggctaatctgccggattcagctgaggtgaagtgacggcgaccagcgagacctagctgtcactcaagtggccacgcccttaattatgcaaacttaatataacctaatataaaggaaacggatgagttataaaaaaattcacccccctcacagttgtcatggagggtaatattagctatatgacccaaaatcgttctttgtacctggctgtaaacacttttttttctgctgtaaagttggccattctaacagtgggctcaattgcaatttgctctattatggagccaggactagcggaattttgatgaattgcagtttcagttacttccgtattggcttcctgagggagagcgggaggttgccgcttgatcaAGATAGTtgcatatgcaaaaaaaaaaaaaagagaattgaGAAGTTAGTATGAATATGGTATAAATTCAGAGAACTGcagtaattatatattatataaagatattttgcataataatttaatttcaacTAAAGAATGATAGATTTAATTGtacatgcttaagaaacaatgaaatgccaatatatgtatgaaatatgacgtcattacattaaaatattttgagttttgatacatatgttttttaaaatttgagtgtattttttttaacaaaactacAATGTCCTGTTTGACTCGTATTTAAAGATTTAACAGTGTAAATTATATTTTCGGTGTGTTGGAATTTGTGTTAATTGTTAGTAGTGAGTCAAGTAATGAAATTACTCCCGAGTTactaagttacttttcagacaaagtaattaaaatactaaaatcaaacaaaaagagctcaggggtagcttaaataatgtgtctgtgctctttgggaaagggattcatcagaataaacagcagaAATCATATAccattgtgttcaaaagaaactcCAGACACACCTGATCTCTGTTACCCTGATAAAGGCAAGTGTTTGCCGAAATTTGAGTGCCTTGGGTTTTTGctaattaaaatactattttaattatgtaattagtaaTGAATTGCTTTTTGAAAGTAACTTACCCGACATATTTTCTGTGACAGCTTCCTCATTGAGCGGAAACAAGGACTCCATTTACAGTCTGGCTATGAATCAGACAGGAACGGTGATCATTTCAGGATCTACAGAAAAGGTGAGTTATGCCATTTTATGTTTTCTCATCATTTGAAGAAAGGAATCTTGCCACTGATGTTGCTGCAGGGTTAAATGAAAAGGTTTTCTTACAGACTGTGTTTGCTTCACTTTTTCTTGGTAGGTCTTGAGAGTCTGGGATCCACGAACATGTGCCAAGCTGATGAAACTGAAAGGCCACACTGATAACGTCAAATCTTTATTACTGAACAGAGACGGCACTCAGGTGGGATTTTGAGATGGATGCAGACAATACTGCACATTTTTTATGATTTCATATGTCACATGCAAAGTGTACAGGATACAGATTCAGATGCATTCTAAAATTGTAATACCTAAAATATGTTAACCGTTAATAAGCCACTCATTGGAAAAACTTTAGAATTTTTatgactttaaaaaatattttgtaatcaGTGTCAGTGAAGTTaaaatatattagggctgcacgattctagCTAAAATGATAATcacgatttttttgcttaaaaataaGATCACAATTCTCTcaggattctgtagatgtaaaataaagattaaaatgagtaggctattattaatgttatttctcaaacatatggtaaaacaacaataataatattaggcctatgtgtaggtctactgtatGCTACATTGTATATAGACTTGAACAGACTAAATTTGTTCTGTTTGTTATAAAGGTTTGTCCACTTTTAATTTATAATTCTAAAGCTAGATTATTATCTTTGAGACatttgcttgtcatttgtcattgacaacactattagaccattttatttactgctaaaatgaaacatttgtcattatcagattccctcttgcagtatattcaacattatataggctagagtagttatactgacactgttaaacatttattttcaagcacaacactttgtgtttgctataaaataaaaaacatagcaAATGCTTGTCGAATCATAACCTTCATAAAATGCGATgcttggtttcactttcactgccaagTGCGCTCATGTCATGGTTGTCGCcacttggagaaaaaaaaacatgcatgcaaatTATACTTTCTACACGGCTCCTGAGAAACGCTCACTCTGTGCGACAAACTAAACGTTGTTTACAACAGCCtatatgcaggttctgttcactaaagtatacATCATTCGCGGGCACGCACACGTTCTCTCGGTAGTAAAccaacagaaattacattttggggtgaattataccttataaatacagtatgtgacatttttaacgccatttggaggtgttcatgttgctgagcaacatgtataaaacaatgtgaaggcTTGTGCAACCGCCTGTACGCTTCTCCCCTGACCTTGAAAGTATGATTGGCTAAATCGTAGAAAATCTGAATTAGGATTGTGTGTTGGGTTAAATCAAGATCGCGATCTTTttccgattaatcgtgcagccctaccatGAATGTGATCCTGAACCACaaaagttgtcataatattttgaaATTGAGATTTGTAAACCAtctaaaagctgaaaaaaaaaacattttcattgatgGTTTGTTAGGCTTGGACAATATTTAGGtgtgatatgaaaaaaaaaaaaatcttgataatTGCGTATGAATTTGTCCAAATTATTCTCTTAGCAATTCCTAAAACTCATCAGTGGGAATGTTTTCAGTAGGAAATTTTCTAAATGTcgtcatggaacatgatctttatctATTATTCTAAtgataaaaaaactataattttgaaccatacaatgtttttttttttttggttatagACAAAAATATAgctgtgcaacataagactggttttaTGGCCTGCGTTCCACTCCACTTTTAGACATACACTTGCAAACTTCCCTTCCCATGTTTTCTCTGGAAATCCCTGCCACCATTTTAAAGTGTGTTCATCAAGTGAACAAGTGAAGCTTACATGGACATACTCTGGAGGGAGTCAGATTCATAAGTCCACTCCAGCACCTATATGTCCCCAAAATCCAATGCAATTGTGACGTCACAACAGTGTAGTTTCCAAGTGCTGAAGGGTTTAGGGCATTCCATTTAAACTTATTCAGAGATTCCGCCCGTAGTGGACACTTGTGTATCATAATCAATGACCTGCATCTAACGAGACTGAGGGAAGTTAGcgattagggctgcatgatataagaaaatctgacattgcgatatattgttttgctgcaatatattgcaatataaatataatttcaccaaatgatctgaatagctctatttggaaagatttcattcatttagatcgactggTGCAGTGCTTCtgcataatttataataaattacaagccaaaataaacagtgctttaaggTTTTCTAGGGAGTATAACAGTATTCAACTACAGAAgttgaaaaatcaaatgtaaaataacatgatcatcattgtgtaaataataataaaaaactaataatatctTCATCTTTTACTTGTTAATAAGTCAtaaaatcctgcgatgtgactattgctaatacacacattgcgatatcaatgctcaaataatatattgttcagccctattaGCGATTGTACTTGAATGCAGCCATGGTCCAGGATCACATATGATTCCTGATAAATGGTTAATGTAAAATGTGGTCAGGGTCCGATTTGTAATTACTacctaaaatatttgttttccttGGTTTTTGTTATACTCATTCAGATGTGCATGTAAAACCTGCTTTATTCTAGTGTCTCTCTGGGAGCTCGGACGGAACGATACGCTTGTGGTCTCTTGGCCAGCAGAGATGCATTGCTACATACCGGGTCCATGATGAGGGCGTGTGGGCTCTGCAGGTGAACGAAgcctttacacacatttactctggAGGACGGGACAGAAAGATCTACTGCACAGACCTGCGTAATCCTGACCTGCGTGTGCTCATATGTGAAGAGAAAGCACCTGTTTTAAGGGTGAGGGCAAGCTCGAGATGCATAGTGAAAATATAGAAAGGAAGGTACTGAAatcttaataaatatatgttaatgTTTCCTCTGTGCAGATGGAATtagacagatcagctgatcctCCACAATCAATCTGGGTGTCTACAACTAAATCTTTTGTGAACAAATGGGTGAGTAACCACAACTCAGATCACATACAACATTCAGTCATGGTATTTAATTTACCTTTGATTTGTCTAAGCTGCTCTTATCCAATGGTAGCACTGTTCTGCATCATATTTGCTGAATGAATTGCAATACTTATTTCCCTACTAGTTTTGAGGTGctaatttatacttttgaatttTATAGTTATACATTTTCAACAAATTTGACGTAGTTTATAGCGTCTTTATACTTCCAAAATACATGACATCTCTTTTCCTCTGAGCCAAGTTCCAactatttttttcagtttcattttgaTATGATTTTGATTGTGCCATTATTTTTATTCCCAATCCTGGTTGCAAGGTGTGTATCAtaatacgtttacatggacatcagtaatccaattatttgccttaatctaattaagacaattacaagattaaggcgtttacatgagttgcatttttaatgtttctttcatgatcctgttttagcACATActtagattaacgtcattgcgtcaccgtactatccgcatttcctccggagtttcatgtaatttcgggtgcttcattattaatttgtcaactttaactgcacttTGGCACTTTCATTAGGGCATCCccctgtgacaaatgagatattggatgcaactataaactgctggaagactgttgttttaatggaagttcaaaCCGCATGCTAAATGGAAATAaagcctccgcatttcacgatgcaggtgtctgtggtctgcactgactcggtaggcgCAGCGTGACAAACagctgtgcgtgtgcgtgcgtgcgtgcattcgtgtggactatcctgtcgcaaaacgcagcgaaaagtcctacatgactgtaatagctctattaaggtgtttacatgtccgtactgcacttcaataatgcgactaaagtcgGAGTACTCCatatgtcttaattcgatttctctttagtttgattatgaccttaatcggattaaattaatcaaaaatcgctgtttacatggtagactcttaatcagagtattgtcttaatcgcattaaaatcgaattattggtgtccatgtaaacgtattcaATGACTTGCATCCAACGAGACGGAGGGAAGTTagggattagggctgcacaatattagcAAAATCGGACATTGTGCTATTTTGTTTTGCCgcaatatattgcgatataaatataatttcaccaaatgatctgaatagctctatttggaaagatttcattcatttagatcaactagtatgatcaagtctttttctatgcagtgcttctgcataatttataataaattacaagccaAGGTGctaatttatacttttgaatttTATAGTCATACATTTTCAACAAATTTGATGTCGTTTATAGCGTCTTTATACTACCAAAAATGTATGATATCTCTTTTCCTCTGAGCCAAGTTCCAACTATTTGTTCAGTTGGATTTTGATATGATTTTGATTATGCCATTCTTTTTATTCCCAGTCCGGGTTTCAAGGTGGATTCTGATGTTGAATGATTGACAGCATCCAATCTATAGCAGAAAAtgacagattttaatttttttgattttaaataagtcTTTGACATCATTTGgagtattaaaacatatttatcaCTTTGCAGTagttaaattatacttttttaaaaacagttttgtcTTAATTGGAAACTTCTTTGCCATGATTAAAGCATATATTATTTGCAAGATACTGCTTTTCAATTTAATCTGCAATTTAAATGCtcaactaggtttattaggttaactagacaagttagtTTAATTATGCAAGTccttggacaacagtggtttgttctgtaaccaatcaaaaaaataataatttctcaagggggcttataatattgacctttgcAAAAAGAATACAAGAaaaaacaggagggctaacaattctgtCTAATATTTTGGCTTATATATATCATTCGaaacatatttttgtaaaaaacaaaTTTGCATGTAGGAAAATGTTAGTATTTTCATTAATACCATCATCAGATTAGGTAAAGCATGAGGACTATGATTGTTATTCTCAAAAGCTGACAACTTGACTGAAGTACTTTCTATCTGATTCTTACAATTGTGCTGTGTGCTGTTTTTCTTGTTGCCTTAAAACGAAGATGTTCTTGCATATATTGTGTGTTTAATCAGCTCATGTGTATtgctctttgtttgtttttcaacatTGTCAGTCTTTAAAGGCTATGCACAACTTCAGAGCATCAGGAGACTATGATAACGACTGCAGCGCCCCTTTAACCCCACTGTGCACACAGCCAGAGCAGGTCATTAAAGGTAAAAGGCCATAAGTGTATGCTACAACAGCCATCTCGGCtcaaaggaacactccacttttgagttttacattattttttaaatctattcacCGAATCTTAAAAgccagcacttttagcttagcttagcatacatcattgaatcagattagaccattagcatctcactcaaaatgcatAAACGAGTTTTGATAATGACTTTtcagtagttacattgtgtagtaAGACCGATGTGAAacgaaaattaaaagttgctatttatTAGGCCAATATGGATAGGAACTAtactcattctggtgtaatattataatatattatgtgtatataatatgttCATACTGTGTTGTATGTTAAATCATATCACTACAGCGGTTCTTCTTATTTGTAACAcactttattctctccaacacATAACTGCCACCAAAACAGAAAGGGATCCCTTTTTATATCCCCAAAAAAAACCCGCGCTAGCGCACACACTTTTCTTACTCATGCGCAGCTCATAAAACATAACTTAACATTGtatatatctataataataataataattgcattggTCTTATTGCACAATaaagaaaagtcaagcttttgaataggaaaattataaaaactctggtcatttttgaacgagatgctaatggtctaatccaatttaatgatttatgctaagttaagctaaaagtgctcccgtcagACCCTGAGATTGGCTGAAAGGATTAAAAAATAGTAATGGAAAAAGTCAAATGAGCTCAGTTTCCTTTAACAATTGCAGAGAACTACCTCAACCTCCTGCTTTAAAGTGTGAACTATCAAGTGCGCTGGTTGTGAAAGACACCTAAATGCTAGattaaatatcttgtttttcTCTTTAAATACCTTTTAGGAGGGACCAGCATTGTCCAGTGTCATATCCTCAATGACAAAAGGCACATACTCACTAAAGACACCAACAACAGTGTGGCATTCTGGGATGTCCTTAAGGTAAAAATTTATCGTGAGAAGCGTGTGGAATCT is a genomic window of Danio aesculapii chromosome 2, fDanAes4.1, whole genome shotgun sequence containing:
- the wdr48b gene encoding WD repeat-containing protein 48 isoform X2 — its product is MATLHRQNAAGRRKVQVSYVIRDEVEKYNRNGVNALQLDPALNRLFTAGRDSIIRIWSVNQHKDPYIASMEHHTDWVNDIILCCNGKTLISASSDTTVKVWNAHKGFCMSTLRTHKDYVKALAYAKDKELVASAGLDRQIFLWDVNTLTALTASNNTVTTSSLSGNKDSIYSLAMNQTGTVIISGSTEKVLRVWDPRTCAKLMKLKGHTDNVKSLLLNRDGTQCLSGSSDGTIRLWSLGQQRCIATYRVHDEGVWALQVNEAFTHIYSGGRDRKIYCTDLRNPDLRVLICEEKAPVLRMELDRSADPPQSIWVSTTKSFVNKWSLKAMHNFRASGDYDNDCSAPLTPLCTQPEQVIKGGTSIVQCHILNDKRHILTKDTNNSVAFWDVLKACKGEDLGKVDFDEEVKKRFKMVYVPNWFSVDLKTGMLTITLDESDCFAAWVAAKDAGFTSPDGSDPKLNLGGLLLQALLEFWPRTHINPMEEEENELNHVNGEQESRIQKGNGYFQVPPHTPVIFGEAGGRTLFRLLCRDSGGETESMLLNETVPQWVIDITVDKNMPKFNKIPFYLQPHSSSGAKTLKKDRLSASDMLQVRKVMEHVYEKIINLDTESQATSSSANDKPGEQEKEEDVAVMAEEKIELMCLDQVLDPNMDLRTVKHFIWKSGGDLTIHYRQKST
- the wdr48b gene encoding WD repeat-containing protein 48 isoform X1 is translated as MATLHRQNAAGRRKVQVSYVIRDEVEKYNRNGVNALQLDPALNRLFTAGRDSIIRIWSVNQHKQDPYIASMEHHTDWVNDIILCCNGKTLISASSDTTVKVWNAHKGFCMSTLRTHKDYVKALAYAKDKELVASAGLDRQIFLWDVNTLTALTASNNTVTTSSLSGNKDSIYSLAMNQTGTVIISGSTEKVLRVWDPRTCAKLMKLKGHTDNVKSLLLNRDGTQCLSGSSDGTIRLWSLGQQRCIATYRVHDEGVWALQVNEAFTHIYSGGRDRKIYCTDLRNPDLRVLICEEKAPVLRMELDRSADPPQSIWVSTTKSFVNKWSLKAMHNFRASGDYDNDCSAPLTPLCTQPEQVIKGGTSIVQCHILNDKRHILTKDTNNSVAFWDVLKACKGEDLGKVDFDEEVKKRFKMVYVPNWFSVDLKTGMLTITLDESDCFAAWVAAKDAGFTSPDGSDPKLNLGGLLLQALLEFWPRTHINPMEEEENELNHVNGEQESRIQKGNGYFQVPPHTPVIFGEAGGRTLFRLLCRDSGGETESMLLNETVPQWVIDITVDKNMPKFNKIPFYLQPHSSSGAKTLKKDRLSASDMLQVRKVMEHVYEKIINLDTESQATSSSANDKPGEQEKEEDVAVMAEEKIELMCLDQVLDPNMDLRTVKHFIWKSGGDLTIHYRQKST
- the wdr48b gene encoding WD repeat-containing protein 48 isoform X4, with the translated sequence MATLHRQNAAGRRKVQVSYVIRDEVEKYNRNGVNALQLDPALNRLFTAGRDSIIRIWSVNQHKQDPYIASMEHHTDWVNDIILCCNGKTLISASSDTTVKVWNAHKGFCMSTLRTHKDYVKALAYAKDKELVASAGLDRQIFLWDVNTLTALTASNNTVTTSSLSGNKDSIYSLAMNQTGTVIISGSTEKVLRVWDPRTCAKLMKLKGHTDNVKSLLLNRDGTQCLSGSSDGTIRLWSLGQQRCIATYRVHDEGVWALQVNEAFTHIYSGGRDRKIYCTDLRNPDLRVLICEEKAPVLRMELDRSADPPQSIWVSTTKSFVNKWSLKAMHNFRASGDYDNDCSAPLTPLCTQPEQVIKGGTSIVQCHILNDKRHILTKDTNNSVAFWDVLKACKGEDLGKVDFDEEVKKRFKMVYVPNWFSVDLKTGMLTITLDESDCFAAWVAAKDAGFTSPDGSDPKLNLGGLLLQALLEFWPRTHINPMEEEENELNHVNGEQESRIQKGNGYFQVPPHTPVIFGEAGGRTLFRLLCRDSGGETESMLLNETVPQWVIDITVDKNMPKFNKIPFYLQPHSSSGAKTLKKDRLSASDMLQVRKVMEHVYEKIINLDTESQATSSSANDKPGEQEKEEDVAVMAEEKIELMCLDQMLKQM